The genomic region ACAATTGACGGAACACCCGCGACAAGTTCCAGTGATCTTGTCATCACGCCCAGGGCTGCCCTGAATGCCATCCCCGATCCGACGCGGATTGATTATCTGGTGGTGATATCGGGCTATGATATGCGCCAACATTTATCTTCGCGTACCCGCGCACGACTGCAAAATGCTGCGCAACATGCCAACACCGTGATCGGTGTCGATACCGCCGCATGGTTGCTGGCGTCGTGCAATATGTTGGCGGGCAAATCGGCAACCATCCATTGGCAGGAACTTGATCAGTTCCGTGAACAGTTCACCGATGTCACCGTATTGACCGATCGCTTTGTCGAAGACGGTAAAATGATCACATCCGGGGGGGCCGCAACCGTCATGGAAATGATGCTGCACATCCTCGCGCGGCAATATGGGCCAGCGGTTGCCTTTGATGTCAGCAATCTGTTTGTCTATGATGCCTGTCATCAGCGGCACGGCGCCCCCAATATATCTGGACGCGGCGCAGACAGGTTACATGGTCCGAGCGCGGATCATGTAAGGCGTGCGGTTGCCGAAATGATCGCCCATATCGAAACACCGGTTGCGCTGAAATCCATCGCGAGCCACGCGGGATGTTCGTTGCGCAGTCTGGATCGCGCCTTTCAGGAAAATCTTCAAATGGCGCCGGGCAAATATTATCAGATGCTGCGCCTTGGCCGGGCCCGTGATCTGGCAAGATCAACCGACATGAAGCTTGCCGATATCGCCCTTCAAACCGGGTTCAAAAGCCACGCGGCACTCAGCCGGGCCTATGCGCAGGCCTTTGGCACAACCTTGCGCGCCATGCGCAGCAAACGTCGACCTGCCGCGATCATAGGCACATAACAGACCACGTTACAGCCGAATTGACTCAACACTGTTCTTCAAAAGCCGCGCACTTTTTTCAAGGCCGTCACGCTCTGCACTGACAAGGTCAGGCATCAGATCGGTCTCAATCCCTTGCGCCCCGACCACGCGGGGAATGGACAGTGCAACGTCCTTGACCCCGACAATTTCGGGGGTCACGCACGATACGGTCAGAACGTCATGCTGATCCCGAGCAATCGCCTTGATGATCCGCGCCAAGCCGGCCCCGATCCCGTAATAGGTCGCCCCCTTGCCCTTGATGATTTT from Thalassospira indica harbors:
- a CDS encoding GlxA family transcriptional regulator, producing MPILILHIPSFTFLIMPSTHHRFVFVLFDGFSNLVLASALEPLRAAAGLPNGSDIRWDICTIDGTPATSSSDLVITPRAALNAIPDPTRIDYLVVISGYDMRQHLSSRTRARLQNAAQHANTVIGVDTAAWLLASCNMLAGKSATIHWQELDQFREQFTDVTVLTDRFVEDGKMITSGGAATVMEMMLHILARQYGPAVAFDVSNLFVYDACHQRHGAPNISGRGADRLHGPSADHVRRAVAEMIAHIETPVALKSIASHAGCSLRSLDRAFQENLQMAPGKYYQMLRLGRARDLARSTDMKLADIALQTGFKSHAALSRAYAQAFGTTLRAMRSKRRPAAIIGT